Within the Candidatus Flexicrinis proximus genome, the region GATCTCCAGCTTGATCTCCGCAGTGCCTTCCGGCGTCTGGATCAGGATGCCGTCCGCCGGCGCCTCGCTGCAAGCTGGCGCGCCAATCCCCGTCCGCAGCCGGAACGCCTGCATTGGCCCATAATTTCCACTGGTCTCCGGGGCCGGGTCATCGGCTGTGAGTTCGCCCAGCAGTCCCGCATCGCCATCGACCGTCACCACGGACGCCGACACCCAGCCGTCCGTGCCGTCCTCAAGTACTACCCGCAGCCACGACCCATCCGCCAGCCGTCCAACCACGCGCTGCGGGGTGTTCCCGACCCGTCCGACAATCCCCGAGGAAGTCGAGGGTCCCTGCCGCACATTAACCCCGCCGCCGGTCACAAACACCTCCGGCAGCGGCGCTGTCTCTCCGCCCCTGTCCTCGATTTCGACTTCGCCAAACAGGACGATCGTCGCGTTTTGCCCCGGCAGGTTATCCGGCAAGTTGGCCTGCAGCGCCATGATTGCGACGCCCCACTGAGCAGGGTCTTGCGACAGGCTCGACAGCTGCATCGCCCGGACATCCGGGACTCCTATCCGCTCGCCCGGTGTATCGAAATCCAGTTCAGCGTCCGGGTCGCGCGGCGTCACCAGCATCGAAAGGTTGCCATAGCACACCTGATTGCGCCCCAATCCGCCGCACGCATCCCCAACCGCGATCAGCGCCTCGCTGACCAGCGTCGGGCAGGTCGCCGGCTGTGCCGCCGTCCACGGCGCGTATGAAACCGCCGCCATCGCAAGTACCAGGAGTGCGCGTTGCATAAGGTATTCCTCGTCAGCTCGAAGCGCCTACGGCCCGATGTATTCCAGCGCAAGGTCGAAGACCAGCTGGCACGGTCCGCTCCCGAAGTCGGACGGAACCTGGTAGAGACCGGTTCCAGATTCGAAGGAGAAGCTGATTTCGACGTCAGCCACCACACCGTCGCTATCGTACTGGCCGTGCCACAGTTCATCCTCGCCTGCTTCGAGTAGTATGCGGAAGAACTGAATCGTTCCATCTTCCAGGACATCTACCGTTGAGGTTTCGCTGTTGGAAGGGACCAGGGCAGCAGCTCCGGGGCACGTAGACTGGTTTGAGACCGTCGTATCCATTCGCCACTGCCCCTCTCTGGGCAGCGCTACCTCGTCTGGCTCCAGTGTCACCGGCTCGGGCAGCAGTACCAGTGGCAGGCTGGCAACATCGGCCTCGGTATAGTCTTCGATCGTGTATTCGCCGGTCGCGTCTCCTTCAGCGTCGAGCTCGAAGATGCCGACCCGACCGGCACGGATCACGCCACTCTTCCCCGCGACGGAAATCCCAGCCTGCCCGTCAAGCAAGGCCACCCGCATCGCGCCTTCGCTTGTCCGCGCAACCGCTGTCGAACCCAGGGTCATCGTCACCTTGTTGATCTCGAAAGTCACTTCCCCGGCGCCTTCAGGCGTCTGGATCAGGATACCGTCCGCCGGCGCCTCGCTGCAAGCTGGCGCGCCAATCCCCGTCCGCAGCCGGAACGCCTGCATCGGCCCGTAGCTCCCGCCGGCCACCGGGGCCGGATCATCGGCTGTGAGTTCGCCCAGCAATCCCGCGTCACCATCGACCGTCACCACCGCTGACGACACCCAGCCGTCGGTGCCGTCCTCAAGTACCACCCGCAGCCAAGAGCCATCGGCCAGCCGCCCGACCGCGCGCAGCGGCGTGCTCCCCACGCGGCCCACGACCGCCCCAGAGGTGGAAGGGGTCTGCCGCACATTGACCCCGCCGCCGGTCACGAACACCTCCGGCATTGGCGCTGTTTCGCCACCCCTGTCCTCTAGCTCAACCTCGCCAAACAGGACAATCGTCGCGTTCTGTCCCGGCAGCGTATCCGGCAGATTTGCTTGCAGCGCCATGATTGCGACGCCCCACTGAGCAGGGTCTTCCGACAGGCTGGACAGCTGCATCGCCTGGACCGCCGGGACGTCGATCCGCTCTCCCGGCGCATCGAAATCCAGCTCGGCGTCCGGGTCGCGCGGCGTCACCAGCATCGACAGGTTGCCATAGCACACCTGATTGCGCCCCAGTCCGCCGCACGCGTCTCCCACCGCGATCAGCGCCTCGCTGACCAGCGTTGGACAGGTCGCCGGCTGCGACGCGGCTGTCCTGCTAAGGAGTGTCAGAGCAAAAAGAATGAAGAAGAACGTCCAGCGTCGCATAGTGCGCCCTCCAGAGTTCTGGCCGATGGGTGAGTACAATACGAGTGACGTATCCGTCAACTATATCGCGAATCCGTATAAAGTTGAGAACCCAAAATCATCAGGTCGCGCTGTGTGCTTACGGTTCTGCGGAACACAAAACGGAACGAACCTGTCTGCGAGTCCGTTCCGCTTCAGACCATGAATTGATCACACGCCGCGCCTGTGTGATG harbors:
- a CDS encoding SH3 domain-containing protein; protein product: MRRWTFFFILFALTLLSRTAASQPATCPTLVSEALIAVGDACGGLGRNQVCYGNLSMLVTPRDPDAELDFDAPGERIDVPAVQAMQLSSLSEDPAQWGVAIMALQANLPDTLPGQNATIVLFGEVELEDRGGETAPMPEVFVTGGGVNVRQTPSTSGAVVGRVGSTPLRAVGRLADGSWLRVVLEDGTDGWVSSAVVTVDGDAGLLGELTADDPAPVAGGSYGPMQAFRLRTGIGAPACSEAPADGILIQTPEGAGEVTFEINKVTMTLGSTAVARTSEGAMRVALLDGQAGISVAGKSGVIRAGRVGIFELDAEGDATGEYTIEDYTEADVASLPLVLLPEPVTLEPDEVALPREGQWRMDTTVSNQSTCPGAAALVPSNSETSTVDVLEDGTIQFFRILLEAGEDELWHGQYDSDGVVADVEISFSFESGTGLYQVPSDFGSGPCQLVFDLALEYIGP